In a genomic window of Amphiprion ocellaris isolate individual 3 ecotype Okinawa chromosome 11, ASM2253959v1, whole genome shotgun sequence:
- the LOC111566317 gene encoding zona pellucida-like domain-containing protein 1 — MKILIPLLTLIVRSSQLSLSDCGSEARRPLIDDISVECGTSSIGLAVEICPVIYTGYNETLLILNHMMDPVCRATLDDSVNPPVARFNFPLNTTHACGSTFRTTSAAGTGIFSDFSNIQTVNISGIIRSIDMTTGTITYNAELKYYYSCAYPLEYLINNTQIDVSASSVSVKDNNGSFISTLSMQLFSDSNYTQPMVIPELGIELRTDVFVEVKATNLTGQYHVLLDRCYASISPLPTNSSFFNLFVPCSKDRFTTMIENGNSQTARFKFPAFRFIEQQNETVSTYFLHCITRLCEKSTCSTFKQCNNRRKRNTLDTSAVTYTITSPEIITKAESTDSKEKPVAAQDKDDSAVGLGVAVGILAFACVVALSVAALFYKRIRN; from the coding sequence ATGAAGATTCTGATACCGCTGCTGACCCTGATAGTCAGAAGCAGTCAGCTGAGTCTGAGCGATTGTGGGTCGGAGGCGAGGCGGCCGCTGATTGATGACATCTCGGTGGAGTGTGGGACGTCGTCCATCGGCCTGGCGGTGGAGATCTGCCCGGTCATCTACACCGGCTACAATGAGACCCTCCTGATCCTGAACCACATGATGGACCCGGTCTGCAGGGCGACGCTGGACGACTCGGTGAATCCGCCCGTCGCTCGATTTAACTTCCCCCTGAACACGACTCATGCCTGCGGAAGCACCTTCAGGACCACCAGCGCCGCCGGGACAGGCATCTTCTCCGACTTCTCCAACATCCAGACGGTGAACATCAGCGGCATCATCCGGTCCATTGACATGACCACCGGAACCATCACCTACAACGCCGAGCTGAAGTACTACTACTCCTGCGCCTACCCGCTAGAGTACCTGATCAACAACACCCAGATCGACGTGTCGGCCTCCTCGGTGTCGGTGAAGGACAACAACGGGAGTTTCATCAGCACCCTGAGCATGCAGCTGTTCAGCGACTCCAACTACACCCAGCCCATGGTCATCCCGGAGCTGGGCATCGAGCTGAGGACCGACGTGTTCGTGGAGGTGAAGGCGACCAACCTGACGGGTCAGTACCACGTCCTGCTGGACCGCTGCTACGCCTCCATCTCCCCGCTGCCCACCAACTCCAGCTTCTTCAACCTGTTCGTGCCGTGCTCCAAGGACCGCTTCACCACCATGATCGAGAATGGCAACAGCCAGACGGCCCGCTTCAAGTTCCCTGCGTTCCGCTTCATCGAGCAGCAGAACGAGACCGTGTCCACCTACTTCCTGCACTGCATCACCCGGCTGTGCGAGAAGAGCACCTGCAGCACCTTCAAGCAGTGCAACAACCGCAGGAAGAGAAACACCTTGGACACCTCTGCCGTCACCTACACCATCACCTCGCCGGAGATCATCACCAAAGCCGAGAGCACCGACTCCAAGGAGAAGCCCGTCGCCGCGCAAGACAAGGACGACTCGGCCGTCGGGCTCGGCGTGGCCGTCGGCATCCTCGCCTTCGCCTGCGTAGTTGCCCTTAGTGTCGCTGCCTTGTTTTACAAAAGGATCAGGAACTAA